Proteins encoded within one genomic window of Gammaproteobacteria bacterium:
- the rlmN gene encoding 23S rRNA (adenine(2503)-C(2))-methyltransferase RlmN, with amino-acid sequence MTEPAVNLLGLPRRELEQLFVAIGEKPFRARQVMKWIYGRGVLDPMRMTDISSVLRQDLAARAPLVLPAITDAQESVDGTVKWRLDAGGGQAIETVFIPEPGRGTLCVSSQVGCAMNCSFCATGHQGFNRNLDAAQIMAQVLLARRELGDPAGRSPITNVVFMGMGEPLANFRAVVQACNVLVDDLACKLSRRRVTVSTSGLVPQIRRLAQEARVALAVSLHAPDDALRSELVPINRHHPIAELLDACWDYVDATNTHEITFEYVMLDGINDSPAQARQLAALLRHRPAKVNLIPFNPFPETRYRRSAPEVVLEFRNILSAAGIVTVTRRTRGDDIAAACGQLAGQVDNRVLVPLGSRSGRLQEATWPQ; translated from the coding sequence ATGACCGAGCCGGCCGTCAATCTGCTGGGGCTGCCGCGCCGCGAGCTCGAGCAGCTGTTCGTGGCCATTGGCGAGAAGCCCTTCCGGGCGCGCCAGGTCATGAAGTGGATCTATGGCCGCGGCGTGCTCGATCCCATGCGCATGACCGACATCAGCAGCGTGCTGCGCCAGGACCTGGCGGCGCGGGCACCGCTGGTGCTGCCGGCGATCACCGACGCACAGGAATCCGTCGACGGTACCGTGAAGTGGCGCCTCGATGCCGGCGGTGGCCAGGCAATCGAGACGGTGTTCATCCCCGAGCCGGGGCGCGGCACGCTGTGCGTGTCCTCGCAGGTCGGATGCGCGATGAACTGCTCGTTCTGTGCCACCGGCCACCAGGGGTTCAACCGCAACCTCGATGCCGCGCAGATCATGGCCCAGGTGCTGCTGGCGCGGCGCGAACTCGGTGATCCCGCCGGCCGCTCGCCCATCACCAACGTCGTGTTCATGGGCATGGGCGAGCCGCTGGCCAATTTCCGCGCCGTGGTCCAGGCCTGCAACGTGCTGGTGGACGACCTGGCCTGCAAGCTCTCGCGCCGCCGGGTGACGGTGAGCACCTCGGGCCTGGTGCCGCAGATCCGCCGCCTGGCCCAGGAGGCGCGCGTGGCGCTCGCCGTCTCGCTGCACGCGCCTGACGATGCGCTGCGCAGCGAGCTGGTGCCGATCAACCGCCACCACCCGATCGCCGAGCTGCTCGATGCCTGCTGGGACTACGTGGATGCCACCAACACCCACGAGATCACCTTCGAGTACGTGATGCTCGATGGCATCAATGATTCACCGGCGCAGGCCCGGCAGCTGGCGGCGCTGCTGCGCCACCGGCCCGCCAAGGTGAACCTGATTCCCTTCAATCCGTTCCCGGAGACGCGCTACCGGCGCTCGGCACCGGAAGTGGTGCTGGAGTTCCGCAACATCCTCTCCGCGGCCGGCATCGTCACCGTCACGCGCCGCACGCGGGGCGATGACATCGCCGCGGCCTGCGGCCAGCTGGCCGGCCAGGTCGACAACCGCGTGCTGGTGCCGCTCGGCAGCCGCAGCGGCCGCCTGCAGGAGGCCACGTGGCCACAGTGA
- the pilW gene encoding type IV pilus biogenesis/stability protein PilW → MATVRNAAPCAAAVVLALGLGACVTSSTLPPAPVSEKEAAQYNMELGISYLRQGDLKTAQGKLEKAVSQDSELATAYSALGLVYERLGDMPAAEKNYRRGLALAPGDPDALNATAAFLCLQRQETAEAMRYFDRALAVPESKSTSNKAMLFTNAGLCAKRFDLERAEGYLRNALAADPNYGDALLQLADVTFSRGNPLQSRAFLERYLAVGRATPDALWLGYRVELALGETATAGRYGERLKGEFPTSVETGKLLEAQRHGG, encoded by the coding sequence GTGGCCACAGTGAGGAATGCCGCGCCGTGCGCGGCCGCCGTTGTCCTGGCACTTGGCCTCGGTGCCTGCGTCACCAGCAGCACGCTGCCCCCGGCCCCGGTCTCCGAGAAGGAGGCAGCCCAGTACAACATGGAGCTCGGCATCAGCTACCTGCGCCAGGGCGACCTCAAGACCGCGCAGGGCAAGCTCGAGAAGGCGGTATCGCAGGACAGCGAACTCGCCACGGCCTACAGCGCCCTCGGCCTGGTCTACGAGCGGCTGGGCGACATGCCGGCGGCCGAGAAGAACTACCGCAGGGGCCTCGCGCTGGCCCCCGGCGATCCCGATGCGCTGAATGCCACCGCGGCATTCCTCTGCCTGCAGCGGCAGGAAACGGCGGAGGCCATGCGCTATTTCGACCGGGCACTGGCGGTGCCGGAATCGAAGTCGACCTCCAACAAGGCAATGCTCTTCACCAATGCCGGCCTGTGTGCCAAGCGCTTCGACCTGGAGCGGGCGGAGGGCTACCTGCGCAACGCGCTGGCCGCGGATCCCAATTACGGCGATGCGCTGCTGCAGCTGGCGGATGTCACGTTCAGCCGCGGCAATCCGCTGCAGTCGCGGGCCTTCCTCGAGCGCTACCTGGCGGTGGGCCGTGCAACGCCCGATGCGCTGTGGCTCGGCTACCGGGTCGAGCTGGCACTGGGTGAGACTGCCACCGCCGGACGCTACGGCGAGCGCCTCAAGGGCGAATTTCCCACCTCGGTCGAGACCGGCAAGCTGCTGGAGGCCCAGCGCCATGGCGGATAG
- a CDS encoding helix-turn-helix domain-containing protein — MADSEEFQHGPRAQAGLGLGERLRSARKARALSVTQVAEALHLEEPMVLALEEDRFEAMGAPVFVRGHLRRYAQLVGLAPDAVLEAYRAAVPESVAPPPLARARVEPESVRVGPWLFWLIGGVLVAVLAFTLFGGGEEPAATQDAPALLEHDAMAPEEPLPESAPEPMPAPGAEAPAAAAGPAAPADASAAAPPGGGP, encoded by the coding sequence ATGGCGGATAGCGAGGAGTTCCAGCACGGGCCGCGGGCCCAGGCGGGGCTCGGGCTCGGCGAGCGGCTGCGCTCGGCACGCAAGGCGCGCGCGCTGTCGGTCACCCAGGTGGCCGAGGCCCTGCACCTGGAGGAACCCATGGTGCTGGCGCTGGAGGAAGACCGCTTCGAAGCCATGGGCGCGCCGGTATTCGTGCGCGGGCACCTGCGCCGCTATGCACAGCTTGTCGGCCTGGCGCCGGATGCGGTGCTGGAAGCCTACCGGGCCGCGGTGCCCGAGAGCGTCGCGCCGCCGCCGCTGGCGCGTGCCCGCGTCGAGCCCGAGTCGGTACGGGTTGGCCCCTGGCTGTTCTGGCTGATCGGTGGGGTCCTCGTGGCGGTCCTGGCCTTCACCCTGTTCGGCGGTGGCGAGGAGCCCGCGGCCACGCAGGACGCGCCCGCGCTGCTGGAGCACGATGCCATGGCACCCGAGGAGCCACTGCCGGAGTCAGCGCCGGAGCCGATGCCCGCACCCGGAGCCGAGGCGCCTGCCGCCGCCGCGGGGCCGGCTGCGCCAGCGGATGCATCCGCTGCGGCACCGCCAGGGGGCGGCCCGTGA
- the hisS gene encoding histidine--tRNA ligase, translated as MTAQIQAIRGMSDILPADTAGWAHIEATLRGVLGTYGYREIRVPLLERTELFQRSIGEVTDIVEKEMYTFDDRNGVSLTLRPEATAGIVRAAIENGLIHNQRHRLWCTGPMFRYEKPQKGRYRQFHQFDIEALGYPGPDIDAELIMMLARAWRLLGIRHLALQLNSIGMPEGRARYREALAAYFRSHLGQLDEDSVRRLDRNPMRILDSKNPAMQELIGGAPVISGYLDDESSAHFTALQSLLAAAGIPFTVNPRLVRGLDYYNRTVFEWVTDRLGTQGAVCAGGRYDGLVEQLGGSPTPAIGCAIGLERLAELFRLDGGAAADGTPEVFVVAVGEAALAAGLRLAENLRDGRPGLRIEMNCGGGGFKAQMRRADASGAAVALILGEDEASAGTVGVKGLRRTGDPQQTVGQDGALAALLPLLAGR; from the coding sequence GTGACGGCGCAGATCCAGGCCATCCGCGGCATGAGTGACATCCTGCCCGCGGACACCGCCGGCTGGGCGCATATCGAGGCCACGCTGCGTGGCGTGCTGGGCACGTATGGCTATCGCGAGATCCGCGTGCCGCTGCTGGAACGCACCGAGCTGTTCCAGCGCTCCATCGGCGAGGTGACCGACATCGTCGAGAAGGAGATGTACACCTTCGACGACCGCAACGGCGTCAGCCTGACGCTGCGCCCCGAGGCGACTGCCGGCATCGTGCGGGCCGCCATCGAGAACGGGCTGATCCACAACCAGCGCCACCGGCTGTGGTGCACCGGGCCGATGTTCCGCTACGAGAAGCCGCAGAAGGGCCGCTACCGCCAGTTCCACCAGTTCGACATCGAGGCCCTGGGCTACCCGGGGCCGGACATCGATGCCGAGCTCATCATGATGCTCGCCCGCGCCTGGCGCCTGCTCGGCATCCGGCACCTGGCGCTGCAGCTGAACTCCATCGGCATGCCGGAGGGCCGCGCCCGCTACCGCGAGGCACTGGCCGCCTATTTCCGCAGCCACCTCGGGCAGCTCGACGAGGACAGTGTCCGGCGCCTGGACCGCAACCCGATGCGGATCCTCGACAGCAAGAATCCGGCGATGCAGGAGCTGATCGGCGGCGCGCCGGTGATCAGCGGCTACCTCGATGACGAGTCCAGCGCGCATTTCACCGCCCTGCAGTCGCTGCTCGCCGCCGCCGGCATCCCGTTCACGGTGAACCCGCGGCTGGTGCGCGGCCTCGATTACTACAACCGCACGGTGTTCGAGTGGGTGACCGACCGTCTCGGGACCCAGGGCGCGGTGTGCGCCGGCGGGCGCTACGACGGCCTGGTCGAGCAGCTCGGCGGCAGCCCGACTCCGGCAATAGGCTGCGCCATCGGCCTGGAGCGGCTCGCGGAACTCTTCCGCCTCGACGGCGGCGCGGCGGCCGATGGCACGCCGGAGGTGTTCGTGGTCGCGGTGGGTGAGGCCGCGCTGGCGGCCGGCCTGCGGCTGGCGGAGAATCTGCGCGACGGCCGGCCCGGCCTGCGCATCGAAATGAATTGTGGCGGCGGCGGCTTCAAGGCGCAGATGCGCCGCGCCGACGCCAGTGGGGCTGCCGTGGCCCTGATATTGGGCGAGGACGAAGCCAGCGCCGGCACCGTGGGCGTCAAGGGCCTGCGCCGCACCGGTGATCCGCAGCAGACCGTGGGCCAGGACGGGGCGCTGGCCGCGCTGCTGCCGTTGCTGGCCGGGCGCTGA
- a CDS encoding tetratricopeptide repeat protein: MTDQQRADQVRTWLGENGWYLLAGLALGLAGLFGWRQYSGFSQHQAEEASAIYTDLQAAVRASRTTRAEELLQQLASEYKGTPYLDLGRLLVARAAIEQGKPGEAIAGLRQVAEGATSTEIGDVARLRLGRLLIQEEKYDDALKVLVPPRDSALGARYHEVRGDAYYAMGKASEAASEYQQALQPEDVGVIDPAFVRAKLEEVGGSTPPGAVASDAAPAAGAR; this comes from the coding sequence TTGACTGACCAACAACGTGCCGACCAGGTGCGAACCTGGCTGGGCGAGAACGGCTGGTACCTGCTGGCGGGCCTCGCCCTGGGGCTGGCGGGCCTCTTCGGCTGGCGACAGTACTCCGGCTTCAGCCAGCACCAGGCCGAGGAGGCCTCGGCGATCTACACGGATCTGCAGGCCGCCGTGCGGGCCAGTCGCACCACGCGGGCCGAAGAGCTGCTGCAGCAGCTGGCGAGCGAGTACAAGGGCACTCCGTACCTCGACCTGGGCCGCCTGCTGGTGGCGCGCGCCGCGATCGAGCAGGGCAAGCCCGGTGAGGCGATCGCCGGGCTGCGGCAGGTGGCGGAGGGCGCCACCAGCACCGAGATCGGCGACGTGGCGCGCCTGCGCCTCGGGCGCCTGCTGATCCAGGAAGAGAAGTACGACGACGCACTGAAGGTGCTGGTGCCGCCGCGCGACTCCGCGCTGGGTGCGCGCTACCACGAGGTACGCGGCGACGCCTACTACGCCATGGGCAAGGCCAGCGAGGCTGCCAGCGAGTACCAGCAGGCATTGCAGCCGGAGGACGTGGGCGTCATCGATCCGGCCTTCGTGCGTGCCAAGCTCGAGGAGGTCGGCGGCAGCACACCGCCCGGCGCGGTTGCCAGCGACGCCGCCCCGGCGGCGGGCGCGCGATAG
- the bamB gene encoding outer membrane protein assembly factor BamB yields the protein MSSVLAPSAPRPWSTTSRPAAFARAVTALVGLAVLLQGCSWFGSDDDDPRRPAELVDFTPALKVREAWSAGVGGGNDILRLALGPASDGSRIFAADNDGRVAAFDAQRGKRLWRTGTDLPLAGGPAVGSDHVVTGSSDGWVVSLAASDGHEEWRVNVASEVLAAPAVGPKAAYVRTVDGKLIALDLADGRQLWFAQQNVPRLSVRGTGAPVVDHNLVICGFDNGRVAAYDASEGSVVWDVLVDPPSGRTEVERLADINATVVVIGSDVYSVGYQGRLSALARESGQILWSVEFSSYSGIGADLNNLYASADTGELLAVERASGRELWRRSDLAFRDLTAPTPFAGSVVVGDFEGYLHFFDAASGEPRARVRADSHRITSAPLVVNDTLYVLTDGGDLVAFREDRPREK from the coding sequence ATGTCCAGCGTGCTGGCCCCGTCGGCACCGCGGCCCTGGTCCACCACCAGCCGGCCGGCCGCCTTCGCGCGTGCCGTCACGGCGCTCGTCGGCCTGGCGGTGCTCCTGCAGGGCTGCAGCTGGTTTGGCAGCGATGACGACGACCCGCGCCGGCCAGCCGAACTCGTCGATTTCACCCCGGCGCTGAAAGTCCGCGAGGCCTGGAGTGCCGGCGTCGGCGGGGGCAACGACATCCTGCGTCTGGCACTGGGGCCGGCCAGCGATGGCAGCCGCATCTTCGCCGCCGACAACGACGGCCGGGTGGCGGCCTTCGATGCGCAGCGTGGCAAGCGCCTGTGGCGCACCGGCACCGACCTGCCGCTGGCCGGTGGTCCGGCGGTGGGCAGTGATCACGTGGTCACGGGATCCAGCGACGGCTGGGTGGTGTCGCTCGCCGCCAGCGATGGCCATGAGGAATGGCGGGTCAACGTCGCCAGTGAAGTGCTGGCTGCACCGGCGGTGGGGCCGAAGGCGGCCTACGTGCGGACCGTGGATGGCAAGCTGATCGCGCTCGATCTTGCCGATGGGCGGCAGCTGTGGTTCGCGCAGCAGAACGTGCCGCGGCTCTCGGTGCGCGGCACGGGTGCACCGGTGGTGGACCACAACCTGGTGATCTGCGGCTTCGACAACGGCCGTGTCGCCGCCTACGACGCCAGCGAAGGCTCGGTGGTCTGGGACGTGCTGGTGGATCCGCCATCGGGGCGCACCGAGGTCGAGCGCCTCGCCGACATCAACGCTACCGTGGTGGTGATCGGCAGCGATGTCTATTCCGTGGGCTACCAGGGCCGGCTCTCGGCCCTGGCGCGCGAGTCAGGCCAGATCCTCTGGAGCGTGGAATTCTCCAGCTACAGCGGCATCGGCGCCGACCTGAACAACCTCTATGCCTCGGCCGACACCGGCGAGCTGCTGGCCGTGGAGCGCGCCTCCGGCCGCGAGCTGTGGCGGCGCAGCGACCTGGCGTTTCGCGACCTCACCGCGCCCACGCCCTTTGCCGGCTCGGTGGTGGTCGGCGACTTCGAGGGCTACCTGCACTTCTTCGATGCAGCCAGCGGCGAGCCCCGCGCGCGGGTGCGCGCCGATTCCCATCGCATCACCTCGGCGCCGCTGGTGGTCAACGACACCCTCTACGTGCTCACGGATGGCGGCGACCTCGTGGCCTTCCGCGAGGACCGGCCGCGGGAGAAATAG
- the der gene encoding ribosome biogenesis GTPase Der, translated as MIPVLALVGRANVGKSTLFNRLTGTRDALVADYPGLTRDRIYGFTAANLPPAVVIDTGGLAERGGELAELMHAQVELAVAEADVVVMLADGQAGASSEDQYVAALLRRSGKPVVLAVNKAEGREPQAFTSDFWELGLDTPMAISASHGDGVRELLAGALAHCPPAADAAAARHVPEGPCITVVGRPNVGKSTLINRLLREDRLVTRDEPGTTRDAVRVPFELDGVPYTLVDTAGIRRRARVTEAIEKFSVAKTLQAVEEADAVIILLDAREGVTEQDASLVGLVLERGRALAIGINKWDGMSDSQRRKFMHGLDHAMPFLDFVDKHPVSALHGSNILELFASAARAATAARAELSTQELTRVLGEVVATHPPPMVRRHRIRLTYAHQGGRRPPLIVVHGNQTELLPDSYRRYLINQFRRAFDLAGTPIRLELRTGHNPFAGRRNVLTKRQVTKRQRLRRHTRR; from the coding sequence CTGATCCCCGTCCTCGCCCTGGTCGGCCGCGCCAACGTCGGCAAGTCGACGTTGTTCAACCGCCTGACCGGCACGCGGGATGCACTGGTGGCCGATTACCCCGGCCTGACCCGCGACCGCATCTACGGTTTCACCGCCGCCAACCTGCCTCCGGCGGTGGTCATCGACACCGGCGGCCTTGCCGAGCGCGGCGGCGAACTGGCGGAGCTCATGCACGCCCAGGTGGAGCTGGCCGTGGCGGAGGCCGATGTGGTGGTGATGCTGGCCGACGGACAGGCCGGCGCCAGCAGCGAAGACCAGTACGTGGCGGCACTCCTGCGCCGCTCCGGCAAGCCGGTGGTGCTGGCGGTGAACAAGGCCGAGGGTCGCGAGCCGCAGGCCTTCACCAGCGATTTCTGGGAGCTCGGCCTGGACACGCCCATGGCGATCTCCGCCAGCCACGGGGATGGCGTGCGCGAGCTGCTCGCCGGCGCGCTCGCGCATTGCCCGCCGGCGGCGGATGCCGCCGCCGCGCGCCATGTACCGGAGGGGCCGTGCATCACCGTGGTGGGGCGGCCGAATGTCGGCAAGTCGACGCTGATCAACCGGCTGCTGCGCGAGGACCGGCTCGTCACCCGCGACGAGCCCGGTACCACCCGCGATGCGGTGCGCGTGCCCTTCGAACTCGATGGCGTGCCCTACACGCTGGTGGACACCGCCGGCATCCGCCGCCGTGCGCGCGTCACCGAGGCCATCGAGAAGTTCAGCGTCGCCAAGACGCTGCAGGCAGTGGAAGAGGCCGATGCCGTGATCATCCTGCTCGATGCCCGCGAGGGGGTCACCGAGCAGGACGCCTCGCTGGTGGGGCTGGTGCTGGAACGGGGCAGGGCGCTGGCGATCGGCATCAACAAATGGGACGGCATGAGCGACAGCCAGCGGCGCAAGTTCATGCACGGACTGGATCACGCCATGCCGTTCCTCGACTTCGTCGACAAGCACCCGGTGTCCGCGCTGCACGGGAGCAACATCCTCGAGCTGTTCGCCAGTGCCGCGCGCGCGGCAACCGCGGCGCGCGCCGAGTTGTCCACCCAGGAGCTCACCCGCGTGCTCGGGGAGGTGGTCGCCACGCATCCGCCGCCGATGGTGCGTCGCCACCGCATCCGGCTCACCTATGCCCACCAGGGCGGGCGCCGGCCGCCGCTGATCGTGGTGCACGGCAACCAGACCGAGCTGCTGCCCGACAGCTACCGGCGCTACCTGATCAACCAGTTCCGGCGCGCCTTCGACCTGGCCGGCACGCCGATACGCCTGGAGCTGCGCACCGGGCATAATCCCTTCGCCGGCCGGCGCAACGTGCTGACAAAGCGCCAGGTGACGAAGCGCCAGCGCCTGCGCCGCCACACGCGGCGCTGA
- a CDS encoding homoserine O-acetyltransferase, whose amino-acid sequence MSGARKFFRIPGRFAMRRGGVLEQPLIAYETWGRLNAARDNAVLIFTGLSPSAHAASSPADPAPGWWEEIVGPSRPIDTRRFHVICVNSLGSCFGSTGPASPDPATGEPYRLDFPVLTIEDVAAAGRLLLGHLGIDVLHTLVGPSMGGMTSLAYAAQFPGKARRLLLVSCSARALPYAIALRSLQREMILSDPGFADGRYDAAAGPLAGMRLARKLGMITYRSAGEWEQRFGRERIPEERQGGDGFAPDFEVESYLEAHAQKFAGQFDPACYLALSRASDLFDLAEHGGSVADVLARLGVESALVIGVQSDVLYPVHQQRELASGLAQGGAQVVLEELPSIQGHDAFLVDMDRFRPVIAGFFAEDRPRQYGRLGQLLHDSRLDAALPEPCVQH is encoded by the coding sequence GTGAGTGGCGCGCGCAAATTCTTCCGGATACCAGGCCGCTTCGCGATGCGTCGCGGCGGCGTGCTCGAGCAGCCGCTGATCGCCTACGAAACCTGGGGCCGGCTCAATGCCGCGCGGGACAATGCCGTACTGATCTTCACCGGCCTTTCGCCCTCGGCCCATGCCGCATCCTCGCCCGCCGACCCGGCACCAGGCTGGTGGGAGGAGATCGTCGGCCCCTCCCGGCCGATCGACACGCGCCGCTTCCACGTCATCTGCGTGAACTCGCTCGGCAGCTGCTTCGGCTCCACCGGCCCGGCGTCGCCCGATCCGGCCACGGGCGAGCCCTACCGGCTCGACTTCCCGGTGCTGACCATCGAGGACGTGGCGGCGGCCGGCAGGCTGCTGCTGGGGCACCTCGGCATCGATGTGCTGCACACGCTGGTGGGGCCGTCGATGGGTGGCATGACTTCGCTGGCCTACGCCGCGCAATTCCCCGGCAAGGCGCGCCGCCTGCTGCTGGTCTCCTGCAGCGCGCGTGCGTTGCCCTATGCCATCGCCCTGCGGTCGCTGCAGCGGGAGATGATCCTGAGTGACCCGGGCTTCGCCGATGGGCGTTACGACGCCGCTGCCGGCCCCCTTGCGGGCATGCGCCTGGCGCGCAAGCTCGGCATGATCACCTACCGCTCCGCCGGGGAGTGGGAGCAGCGCTTCGGCCGCGAGCGCATCCCCGAGGAGCGCCAGGGCGGCGATGGTTTCGCGCCGGATTTCGAGGTCGAGTCCTACCTCGAGGCGCATGCGCAGAAGTTCGCGGGGCAGTTCGATCCCGCCTGCTACCTGGCCCTGTCGCGCGCCAGTGATCTCTTCGACCTCGCCGAGCACGGTGGCTCGGTCGCCGACGTCCTCGCCCGCCTTGGCGTCGAGAGCGCCCTGGTCATCGGCGTGCAGAGCGATGTCCTGTACCCGGTCCACCAGCAGCGGGAACTGGCCTCGGGCCTGGCGCAGGGCGGCGCGCAGGTGGTACTGGAGGAGCTGCCCTCCATCCAGGGCCACGACGCCTTCCTGGTGGACATGGACCGCTTCCGGCCCGTGATCGCCGGCTTCTTCGCGGAGGATCGGCCGCGGCAGTACGGCCGGCTAGGGCAGCTTCTTCACGACAGTCGCCTCGATGCTGCCCTGCCCGAGCCTTGCGTGCAGCACTGA
- a CDS encoding exodeoxyribonuclease VII large subunit — protein MEKPASEPVLTVSQLNREARLLLEQAFPALWVTGEISNLARPASGHLYFSLKDEQAQVRCALFRGAARSLRFLPDNGQQVLVRARIGLYEARGEYQLIIEHMEPAGDGLLLRRLEELKKRLAAEGLFDPARKRELPLLPRRIGVVTSPSGAAVRDILKILRRRFPSIPVVIYPTPVQGAAAKAEIVAALAAAAARAECDVLILARGGGSLEDLWCFNEESVVRAVAACPIPLVSGIGHETDFTLADLAADLRAPTPSGAAELVAPDRREWLERTRSLQRRVHLGMTRSLERLAQRTDGVARRLARVHPGVVLRQHAQRLDALGGRLARGALHAVALRRQQARHAGLRLRAASPAALLARRQETLGRHRLRLAAAARLRIAAGNKRLAVAAASLQAFSPLRTLQRGYAIVSEAATGKVIRSAAELQPGSVLHARLGQGSIEATVVKKLP, from the coding sequence ATGGAGAAGCCCGCCAGCGAGCCCGTTCTCACCGTTTCCCAGCTCAACCGCGAGGCACGCCTGCTGCTGGAGCAGGCCTTCCCGGCCCTGTGGGTGACGGGGGAGATCTCCAACCTGGCCCGCCCCGCCTCCGGCCACCTGTACTTCTCCCTCAAGGACGAGCAGGCCCAGGTGCGCTGCGCCCTGTTCCGCGGCGCCGCCCGCAGCCTGCGCTTCCTCCCGGACAACGGCCAGCAGGTGCTGGTCCGGGCGCGGATCGGCCTCTACGAGGCGCGCGGCGAGTACCAGCTCATCATCGAGCACATGGAGCCCGCCGGCGACGGGCTGCTGCTGCGCCGGCTGGAGGAGCTGAAGAAGCGCCTGGCTGCGGAGGGCCTGTTCGACCCGGCACGCAAGCGCGAGCTGCCGCTGCTGCCACGACGCATCGGGGTGGTCACCTCGCCCAGCGGGGCCGCGGTGCGCGACATCCTCAAGATCCTGCGCCGGCGCTTCCCGTCGATCCCGGTGGTGATCTACCCGACCCCGGTGCAGGGCGCGGCCGCGAAGGCGGAGATCGTCGCTGCCCTGGCGGCGGCGGCTGCCCGTGCCGAGTGCGACGTGCTGATCCTCGCGCGCGGCGGCGGCTCGCTGGAGGACCTCTGGTGCTTCAACGAGGAAAGCGTGGTGCGTGCCGTTGCCGCCTGCCCCATCCCGCTGGTGAGCGGCATCGGCCACGAGACGGACTTCACCCTGGCCGACCTGGCCGCCGACCTGCGGGCGCCGACCCCCTCCGGTGCGGCGGAACTGGTGGCGCCGGACCGGCGCGAGTGGCTGGAGCGCACGCGCAGCCTGCAGCGGCGCGTGCACCTCGGCATGACGCGCAGTCTCGAGCGGCTGGCGCAGCGCACCGACGGCGTGGCGCGGCGCCTGGCGCGCGTGCATCCCGGCGTCGTGCTCCGCCAGCACGCGCAACGGCTCGACGCGCTCGGTGGGCGCCTGGCCCGCGGCGCGCTGCACGCCGTTGCCCTGCGACGCCAGCAGGCCCGGCACGCCGGACTGCGCCTGCGCGCCGCCTCGCCTGCCGCGCTGCTGGCACGCCGCCAGGAAACGCTGGGACGCCATCGCCTGCGGCTGGCTGCCGCGGCACGGCTGCGCATCGCCGCCGGCAACAAGCGGCTGGCCGTGGCCGCCGCATCCCTCCAGGCTTTCAGTCCCTTACGGACCCTGCAGCGCGGCTATGCCATCGTCAGCGAAGCCGCCACCGGGAAGGTGATCCGCAGCGCCGCCGAGCTGCAGCCGGGGTCAGTGCTGCACGCAAGGCTCGGGCAGGGCAGCATCGAGGCGACTGTCGTGAAGAAGCTGCCCTAG